A region from the Rhodamnia argentea isolate NSW1041297 chromosome 7, ASM2092103v1, whole genome shotgun sequence genome encodes:
- the LOC115749667 gene encoding dol-P-Glc:Glc(2)Man(9)GlcNAc(2)-PP-Dol alpha-1,2-glucosyltransferase isoform X1: MGRVAVAVIVSLWVVPVSILVNRVVPEPYMDEIFHIPQAQQYCRGNFRSWDPMITTPPGLYYLSLAYVGILYPGMIFTRAIASFPDICSPEILRSVNGVLAVICSVLVYEIMTLLRPGVNDRNATACAVVLASYPLQWFFTFLYYTDAASLTLVLATYLACLKKRYWISALMGALSVIVRQTNIVWMLFAACTGIIDITLLSGKCRVKVADIDGPINVSSQLIRKNSNISSNLRRRKNNGAVDTGENVGPTANIFSSEMPGLLDEIKAILSTSWHMKWEILVHFVPFLMILMAFIAFIRWNGSIVLGAKDAHTVSPHFAQVMYFGLVSTLAMAPVHFSWGQAARIFRSLWRNKPLSFLQVLIAICAGFLSVHFFSIAHPYLLADNRHYPFYLWRKVINAHWSMRYLLVPLYAYSWLSIFSVLGRFQKRIWIVAYFLATAAILVPAPLIEFRYYTVPFYLLMLHSNVTDSRSWFLMGFLYVMTNIFTMSMFLFRPFQWNHEPGIQRFIW, from the exons ATGGGTAGAGTCGCAGTTGCAGTGATCGTGAGCTTATGGGTCGTTCCCGTGTCCATTCTTGTGAATCGCGTCGTTCCCGAGCCTTACATG GACGAGATATTTCACATACCTCAGGCTCAGCAGTACTGCAGAGGCAATTTCAGAAGTTGGGATCCCATGATCACCACCCCTCCTGGctt GTACTATCTCTCACTTGCCTATGTTGGGATTTTGTACCCAGGGATGATCTTTACTCGAGCAATCGCATCTTTTCCGGATATTTGCTCACCAGAAATTCTTCGTTCCGTGAATGGTGTCTTGGCCGTGATATGCAGTGTTCTTGTATACGAGATAATGACATTATTGAGGCCCGGGGTCAATGATAGGAATGCTACAGCTTGTGCAGTGGTTTTAGCATCATATCCTCTACAGTGGTTCTTCACTTTTCTGTATTACACTGATGCTGCATCCCTTACTTTGGTTCTGGCTACGTATCTTGCTTGCCTGAAGAAGAGATACTGGATAAGTGCACTA ATGGGCGCATTGTCCGTAATCGTAAGGCAAACAAATATTGTATGGATGCTTTTTGCTGCCTGCACTGGAATCATAGACATTACCCTTCTTTCTGGAAAGTGTCGTGTAAAAGTAGCTGATATTGATGGTCCAATCAATGTATCAAGTCAGCTAATTCGCAAGAATAGTAATATCAGCTCAAATTTGAGAAGGCGAAAGAACAATGGTGCCGTGGATACTGGTGAAAATGTTGGACCTACtgcaaatatattttcatctgAGATGCCAG GTTTGCTAGATGAGATTAAGGCCATTTTGTCAACTTCTTGGCATATGAAGTGGGAGATTTTGGTGCATTTTGTACCCTTTCTCATGATCCTCATGGCCTTTATTGCATTCATCAGGTGGAATGGAAGCATAGTGCTTG GTGCAAAAGATGCACACACTGTTTCTCCTCATTTTGCACAGGTTATGTACTTTGGTCTGGTTTCTACACTGGCCATGGCGCCTGTGCATTTCTCATGGGGTCAAGCTGCAAGAATCTTCCGGTCCTTGTGGAGAAATAAACCTCTAAGTTTTCTTCAAGTTCTTATAGCTATTTGTGCCGGTTTCCTCTCTGTTCATTTTTTCAG CATAGCTCATCCCTATCTCCTTGCTGATAATCGGCACTATCCGTTCTATTTATGGCGGAAGGTCATCAATGCACATTGGTCCATGAGATATCTTCTGGTTCCGCTTTACGCATACTCGTGGCTTTCGATTTTCAGTGTTTTGG GaagatttcaaaaaaggatctgGATTGTAGCTTATTTTCTAGCTACTGCAGCAATTCTTGTTCCTGCTCCGTTGATCGAGTTCAGATATTACACTGTGCCATTCTATCTTTTGATGCTGCATTCTAATGTTACTGATAGTCGAAGTTGGTTCCTGATGGGCTTCCTCTATGTAATGACAAATATCTTCACGATGTCCATGTTTTTATTTCGACCGTTCCAGTGGAATCATGAGCCTGGGATTCAGAGATTTATATGGTAG
- the LOC115749667 gene encoding dol-P-Glc:Glc(2)Man(9)GlcNAc(2)-PP-Dol alpha-1,2-glucosyltransferase isoform X2, with product MIFTRAIASFPDICSPEILRSVNGVLAVICSVLVYEIMTLLRPGVNDRNATACAVVLASYPLQWFFTFLYYTDAASLTLVLATYLACLKKRYWISALMGALSVIVRQTNIVWMLFAACTGIIDITLLSGKCRVKVADIDGPINVSSQLIRKNSNISSNLRRRKNNGAVDTGENVGPTANIFSSEMPGLLDEIKAILSTSWHMKWEILVHFVPFLMILMAFIAFIRWNGSIVLGAKDAHTVSPHFAQVMYFGLVSTLAMAPVHFSWGQAARIFRSLWRNKPLSFLQVLIAICAGFLSVHFFSIAHPYLLADNRHYPFYLWRKVINAHWSMRYLLVPLYAYSWLSIFSVLGRFQKRIWIVAYFLATAAILVPAPLIEFRYYTVPFYLLMLHSNVTDSRSWFLMGFLYVMTNIFTMSMFLFRPFQWNHEPGIQRFIW from the exons ATGATCTTTACTCGAGCAATCGCATCTTTTCCGGATATTTGCTCACCAGAAATTCTTCGTTCCGTGAATGGTGTCTTGGCCGTGATATGCAGTGTTCTTGTATACGAGATAATGACATTATTGAGGCCCGGGGTCAATGATAGGAATGCTACAGCTTGTGCAGTGGTTTTAGCATCATATCCTCTACAGTGGTTCTTCACTTTTCTGTATTACACTGATGCTGCATCCCTTACTTTGGTTCTGGCTACGTATCTTGCTTGCCTGAAGAAGAGATACTGGATAAGTGCACTA ATGGGCGCATTGTCCGTAATCGTAAGGCAAACAAATATTGTATGGATGCTTTTTGCTGCCTGCACTGGAATCATAGACATTACCCTTCTTTCTGGAAAGTGTCGTGTAAAAGTAGCTGATATTGATGGTCCAATCAATGTATCAAGTCAGCTAATTCGCAAGAATAGTAATATCAGCTCAAATTTGAGAAGGCGAAAGAACAATGGTGCCGTGGATACTGGTGAAAATGTTGGACCTACtgcaaatatattttcatctgAGATGCCAG GTTTGCTAGATGAGATTAAGGCCATTTTGTCAACTTCTTGGCATATGAAGTGGGAGATTTTGGTGCATTTTGTACCCTTTCTCATGATCCTCATGGCCTTTATTGCATTCATCAGGTGGAATGGAAGCATAGTGCTTG GTGCAAAAGATGCACACACTGTTTCTCCTCATTTTGCACAGGTTATGTACTTTGGTCTGGTTTCTACACTGGCCATGGCGCCTGTGCATTTCTCATGGGGTCAAGCTGCAAGAATCTTCCGGTCCTTGTGGAGAAATAAACCTCTAAGTTTTCTTCAAGTTCTTATAGCTATTTGTGCCGGTTTCCTCTCTGTTCATTTTTTCAG CATAGCTCATCCCTATCTCCTTGCTGATAATCGGCACTATCCGTTCTATTTATGGCGGAAGGTCATCAATGCACATTGGTCCATGAGATATCTTCTGGTTCCGCTTTACGCATACTCGTGGCTTTCGATTTTCAGTGTTTTGG GaagatttcaaaaaaggatctgGATTGTAGCTTATTTTCTAGCTACTGCAGCAATTCTTGTTCCTGCTCCGTTGATCGAGTTCAGATATTACACTGTGCCATTCTATCTTTTGATGCTGCATTCTAATGTTACTGATAGTCGAAGTTGGTTCCTGATGGGCTTCCTCTATGTAATGACAAATATCTTCACGATGTCCATGTTTTTATTTCGACCGTTCCAGTGGAATCATGAGCCTGGGATTCAGAGATTTATATGGTAG
- the LOC115749664 gene encoding probable protein phosphatase 2C 4: MGNGITRLRRCFADSGAGEISRRHDGADSFPHPSSYSDEGHGHSFCYIRQDPASSSDLHSEDCTTQTTVTSTTFSSISGASISANASSPLSTSLADACYYTTTSLEKASVFESSVSFASVPLQPVPRGGSRSGPMEKGFLSGPIELRSASGPIDQGLYHSGSIVDRSSCDRWQRDFSLGGYGSKKRRLAKYLRRAIAKRVLRANDYMFSGRSSDFYNVKSTSSSGILNGESEFYVENQNLEWAQGKAGEDRMHVVVSEENGWVFVGIYDGFNGPDAPDFLLSNLYSAVCKELQGLLSKKSLATPADGDRGNLRLWSDSGKAADHSDVLNALETALKKTEGAFLETADRMVKENPELALMGSCVLAMLMTGEDIYLMNVGDSRAILARKGKSDAKGTAYRIDSRDGGDQFDEMHNLISLQLTQDHSTYVEEEVHRIRNEHPDDASAVVNDRVKGYLKVTRAFGAGFLKQPKWNDALLEMFRIDYIGTSPYLTCTPSLSHHRLGPRDRFLILSSDGLNQYFTNQEAVSEVDSFLSSFPEGDPAQHLVEEVLFQAAKQAGMDFHELLDIPQGDRRRYHDDVSIIIISLEGRIWRSPM, encoded by the exons ATGGGCAACGGCATCACCCGGCTCCGCCGCTGCTTCGCCGACTCCGGCGCCGGAGAGATCTCCCGCCGCCACGACGGGGCGGACTCCTTCCCCCACCCCTCCTCCTACTCCGACGAGGGCCACGGCCACTCCTTCTGCTACATCCGCCAAGACCCGGCATCCTCCTCCGATCTCCACTCCGAGGACTGCACGACCCAGACGACGGTGACGTCGACGACGTTCAGCTCGATATCCGGCGCCTCCATCAGCGCCAACGCCTCCTCCCCGCTGTCCACCTCCCTGGCCGACGCGTGCTACTACACGACGACCTCGCTCGAGAAAGCCTCCGTCTTCGAGAGCTCCGTCTCGTTCGCGTCCGTGCCCCTCCAGCCCGTCCCCCGGGGCGGGTCGAGGTCGGGCCCCATGGAGAAAGGGTTCTTGTCGGGCCCCATCGAGCTCAGGTCCGCGTCCGGCCCTATCGATCAGGGTCTCTACCACTCGGGCTCGATCGTCGACCGTTCGTCGTGCGATCGGTGGCAGAGGGACTTCTCTCTCGGCGGGTACGGCTCCAAGAAACGCAGGTTGGCCAAGTACTTGAGAAGAGCGATCGCTAAGCGAGTGTTGAGAGCGAACGATTACATGTTTTCAGGCAGGAGTTCGGATTTTTACAACGTTAAGAGCACGAGCAGCAGTGGAATTTTGAATGGCGAGAGCGAGTTTTATGTGGAGAATCAAAATCTCGAATGGGCACAGGGCAAAGCAGGGGAAGACAGAATGCACGTGGTGGTCTCCGAGGAAAATGGTTGGGTCTTCGTGGGGATTTACGATGGCTTCAATGGCCCTGATGCCCCCGATTTCTTGCTCTCCAATCTTTACTCTGCTGTCTGCAAAGAACTCCAAGGGCTGCTCTCGAAGAAGAGTCTGGCCACGCCAGCCGACGGGGACAGAGGAAACCTTCGTCTATGGTCGGATTCGGGGAAGGCTGCGGATCACTCGGACGTGCTGAACGCGCTCGAGACGGCACTGAAGAAGACGGAGGGAGCGTTTCTGGAGACAGCGGATAGGATGGTGAAGGAGAATCCAGAGTTGGCCCTGATGGGGTCTTGCGTCCTGGCGATGCTGATGACGGGCGAGGATATTTACTTGATGAACGTCGGGGATAGCCGGGCTATTTTGGCTCGGAAGGGTAAATCGGATGCGAAGGGCACTGCTTATAGGATCGATTCGCGTGACGGTGGTGACCAGTTCGACGAAATGCACAATCTGATTTCCCTCCAACTGACCCAGGATCACAGCACATATGTGGAAGAG GAAGTGCACAGAATCAGGAATGAACATCCGGACGATGCTTCCGCGGTAGTGAACGACCGCGTGAAGGGTTATCTGAAAGTCACCCGAGCATTCGGCGCCGGGTTTCTCAAACAG CCGAAGTGGAACGATGCTCTCCTGGAGATGTTCAGAATCGACTACATTGGGACTTCCCCATATCTCACTTGCACGCCATCTCTGAGCCACCACAGGCTCGGGCCGAGAGACCGATTCTTGATACTGTCCTCGGACGGGCTCAACCAGTACTTCACCAATCAGGAGGCCGTTTCCGAAGTAGACTCGTTCCTTTCCTCATTCCCCGAAGGAGACCCCGCCCAGCACCTTGTCGAAGAAGTGTTGTTCCAAGCCGCCAAGCAAGCCG GTATGGATTTTCATGAGTTGCTTGACATTCCTCAAGGGGATCGCCGCCGGTACCACGACGACGTTTCGATCATCATCATATCCTTGGAAGGAAGAATATGGCGGTCACCAATGTAG